In Synechococcus sp. KORDI-52, one genomic interval encodes:
- a CDS encoding GNAT family N-acetyltransferase, with the protein MTSLTARWHRSINEIPEQQWNSLVGADAIPFYRWSWLEALESSGSIIPEQGWQPLHLALWREDTPIAVAPLFLKGHSYGEFVFDQTFARLAADLGLRYYPKLLGMSPVSPVLGYRFHVRSGEDEALLTRELLRAIDRFCEQNGILSCNFLYVDPQWRPLAEAAGCAAWLNQQSLWSRGDDQTFEDYLKGFNANQRRNIKRERKAVAKAGITVTPLSGDQLDLALLQSMHRFYEQHCARWGPWGSKYLEEGFFEALARLHRDQLVLFSAHRGDPRDPVAMSMCVQDGRQLWGRYWGSHEEVDCLHFEVCYYAPIEWALANGIVSFDPGAGGSHKRRRGFVARPHASLHRWYEPQMNQLIRTWLPKVNGLMLQEIDAINAELPFKAEPPALAL; encoded by the coding sequence ATGACGTCACTCACGGCCCGCTGGCACCGCTCCATCAACGAAATCCCGGAGCAGCAGTGGAACAGCCTGGTGGGAGCCGATGCGATTCCCTTTTACCGCTGGAGCTGGCTGGAGGCTTTGGAAAGCTCAGGCAGCATCATTCCCGAGCAGGGCTGGCAGCCCCTGCATCTGGCCCTCTGGCGTGAGGACACTCCGATTGCGGTGGCTCCGCTGTTCCTCAAGGGCCACAGCTATGGCGAGTTTGTGTTCGATCAGACCTTTGCCCGTCTGGCGGCGGATCTGGGGCTGCGTTACTACCCCAAGCTCCTGGGCATGAGTCCGGTCAGCCCAGTGCTGGGCTACCGCTTCCATGTGCGATCTGGAGAAGACGAAGCTCTGCTCACCCGAGAGTTGCTGCGGGCGATCGATCGCTTCTGCGAACAGAACGGCATCCTCAGCTGCAATTTCCTCTATGTGGATCCGCAGTGGCGACCCCTTGCGGAGGCCGCCGGCTGTGCCGCCTGGCTCAACCAGCAGAGCCTGTGGAGCCGCGGTGACGACCAGACGTTTGAGGATTACCTCAAGGGCTTCAATGCCAACCAGCGCCGCAATATCAAGAGGGAACGCAAGGCTGTGGCCAAGGCCGGGATCACCGTGACACCCCTCAGCGGCGATCAGCTGGATCTGGCGCTCTTGCAATCCATGCATCGTTTCTACGAGCAGCACTGTGCGCGCTGGGGACCGTGGGGCAGCAAGTACCTGGAAGAGGGCTTTTTTGAAGCGTTGGCACGGCTGCACCGCGACCAGTTGGTGCTTTTTTCTGCTCACCGCGGTGACCCGCGCGATCCGGTGGCGATGTCGATGTGCGTACAGGACGGTCGTCAGCTCTGGGGCCGCTACTGGGGCAGCCACGAGGAGGTTGATTGTCTTCACTTCGAAGTCTGTTATTACGCTCCGATCGAATGGGCCCTGGCCAACGGCATCGTCAGCTTTGACCCTGGAGCCGGTGGCAGCCACAAACGCCGGCGAGGCTTTGTGGCCCGTCCTCACGCCAGCCTGCACCGCTGGTACGAGCCCCAGATGAATCAGTTGATCCGCACCTGGTTGCCCAAGGTGAATGGCTTGATGCTGCAGGAGATCGACGCCATTAACGCGGAGCTGCCCTTCAAAGCAGAACCCCCGGCCTTGGCTTTGTAG
- a CDS encoding DUF4346 domain-containing protein → MTTTPEAPASTAAAMDALDQRLSQRFIALDPSGYFLIKLDRDAAELVLEHYGNTIDDKGLARDSETGEVLRCDGSSAPRRPSAVYRGSTAKQLGIQLTEGEAPHPVSRLDHALYLGRELQKAEQCLRDGTLYVQD, encoded by the coding sequence ATGACCACAACCCCGGAAGCACCGGCATCCACCGCTGCGGCGATGGATGCTCTTGATCAGCGCCTGTCTCAGCGGTTCATCGCTCTGGATCCCAGTGGCTATTTCTTGATCAAGTTGGATCGTGATGCCGCCGAACTGGTGCTTGAGCACTACGGCAACACCATCGACGACAAAGGGTTGGCCCGAGATTCTGAAACCGGTGAGGTGTTGCGCTGCGACGGGAGCAGTGCTCCTCGGCGCCCTTCAGCCGTTTACCGAGGCAGTACGGCCAAACAGCTGGGTATCCAGCTCACGGAAGGGGAAGCCCCACACCCGGTCAGTCGCCTCGACCATGCCCTCTACCTGGGGCGGGAGTTGCAGAAGGCCGAGCAGTGCCTGCGTGACGGCACGCTCTACGTGCAGGACTGA
- a CDS encoding MFS transporter has translation MTLLQLRAEQQRQLFLIASGVSTAGSFAGITAKGWILMKGGVDPFVLALNFAALSLPTLLVSGPAGVRTDRVGCERVLVQAQWALLAASGLGALAIPLLEGTAQVLLLLCSTLLVGIAGAYELTARNKYCSILVERPEQLAGYLTSFSVVFNVGKLVGPPIGGLLLAATGPAWALGIDAASYLLPIASVIFLLNPNRDREVRSSGGDDASLLNAWHHCGSTLQGVLSFTAVLCLIGFYHPGLAPLIAFDQLGPKPTDLGLFTSVLAGGSIVGGLVLQRNSQRFCRRPFLTLGSFGLITAVAQLGMARTPGPVFSLAMAFLIGAGTAGLLSSCNLISQIGSPQVMRGRMAGLSQIAFLGGGGISGLIVALLVMTTNLSTAFALTGGLSAAVALLWMRKRGTKTLEPLR, from the coding sequence TTGACCCTTCTCCAACTGCGGGCCGAACAGCAACGCCAGCTTTTTCTGATCGCCTCCGGCGTGAGCACGGCGGGTTCTTTCGCCGGCATCACCGCCAAGGGCTGGATTCTGATGAAAGGGGGCGTTGACCCCTTTGTGCTGGCGTTGAACTTCGCCGCTCTGTCACTTCCAACCCTGCTGGTGAGTGGTCCAGCAGGAGTGCGCACCGACCGGGTTGGCTGTGAACGGGTGCTGGTGCAGGCGCAATGGGCACTGCTGGCTGCCTCTGGCCTGGGGGCCCTGGCGATTCCCCTGTTGGAGGGCACGGCCCAGGTGCTGCTGCTGCTCTGCAGCACCCTTTTGGTGGGCATCGCCGGTGCCTATGAGTTAACGGCCCGCAACAAGTACTGCTCGATCCTGGTGGAGCGGCCGGAACAGCTGGCGGGCTACCTCACCAGTTTTTCGGTGGTCTTCAACGTTGGCAAGCTGGTGGGCCCCCCGATCGGCGGGTTGTTGCTGGCGGCCACTGGCCCAGCCTGGGCCCTGGGCATTGATGCGGCGAGCTATCTGCTGCCCATCGCCAGTGTGATCTTCTTGCTCAACCCCAATCGGGATCGGGAGGTGCGCAGCAGCGGGGGCGACGACGCCAGCCTGCTCAACGCCTGGCACCACTGCGGCAGCACCCTGCAGGGGGTGCTCAGCTTCACCGCTGTGCTGTGTCTGATCGGGTTCTATCACCCTGGACTGGCCCCATTAATCGCCTTCGATCAACTGGGGCCCAAGCCCACGGATCTGGGGCTGTTCACCAGCGTGCTGGCGGGCGGCAGCATCGTGGGCGGCCTTGTTCTGCAACGCAACAGTCAGCGTTTCTGCCGGCGCCCTTTCCTCACCCTCGGGAGCTTTGGCTTGATTACCGCAGTGGCCCAGCTGGGAATGGCCCGAACGCCGGGGCCTGTCTTCAGCCTGGCGATGGCCTTTCTGATCGGCGCCGGCACAGCCGGGCTGTTGAGCAGCTGCAACCTGATCAGTCAGATCGGCTCACCACAGGTGATGCGTGGTCGGATGGCCGGCCTTAGCCAGATCGCCTTCCTGGGCGGAGGCGGGATCAGTGGGTTGATTGTGGCCTTGCTGGTGATGACCACAAACCTTTCCACCGCTTTCGCCCTCACCGGGGGCCTCAGCGCTGCTGTGGCTTTGCTCTGGATGCGAAAGCGAGGAACGAAGACGCTGGAACCGCTCAGATGA
- a CDS encoding B12-binding domain-containing radical SAM protein, producing the protein MRTLFVYPEFPKTFWSYEKILELVNRKVLLPPLGMVTVAALLPQEWEMKLVDRNVREVTDGEWNWAELVIISGMIVQKDDMAAQISKAKQKGLPVAVGGPFASSTPDAPELDLADFKILDEGEITLPMFLDALERGETGGRFTAEGDKPDVTATPIPRFDLLQLEAYDSMSVQFSRGCPFNCEFCDIIVLYGRKPRTKTPEQLVAELQYLHDLGWRRSIFLVDDNFIGNKRNAKLLLPQIRTWQEERGYPFSFSTEASVDLADDEEMMRMMHDARFESVFLGIETPDEASLETARKVQNTRNPLDAAVDRITANGIRVMAGFIIGFDGEKDGAGHRIVDFVTRTGIPAAMMGMLQALPKTALWARLEREGRLIQGEDAARGVNQTNLLNFKPTRPIRDIANEYVDAFCALYEPNAYMDRVYSYYLKMGAPRWKAAAKLPSLVDLKALSIVVWRQGIKRNTRTRFWRYLFGMARNNPALLEQFLSVLAHNEHFLEYRSIVQQEIREQLESLPPEEPTAAKELQPA; encoded by the coding sequence ATGCGCACTCTTTTCGTTTATCCCGAATTCCCGAAGACCTTCTGGAGTTACGAAAAGATTCTCGAGTTGGTGAACCGCAAAGTGCTGCTGCCTCCCCTGGGGATGGTCACCGTGGCAGCACTTCTCCCGCAGGAGTGGGAGATGAAACTTGTGGACCGGAACGTGCGTGAGGTGACGGACGGGGAGTGGAACTGGGCCGAGCTGGTGATCATTTCAGGAATGATCGTCCAAAAGGACGACATGGCCGCGCAGATCAGCAAAGCCAAGCAGAAAGGCCTGCCAGTGGCCGTTGGTGGCCCCTTCGCGAGCTCCACACCGGATGCACCGGAACTGGATCTGGCGGATTTCAAGATCCTCGATGAAGGGGAAATCACCCTGCCGATGTTCCTGGATGCCCTGGAACGGGGAGAAACCGGTGGTCGCTTCACCGCCGAGGGAGACAAGCCAGATGTCACCGCCACCCCGATTCCACGCTTCGATCTGCTGCAACTCGAGGCCTACGACTCGATGAGCGTGCAGTTCTCGCGGGGCTGCCCCTTCAACTGCGAGTTCTGCGACATCATCGTTCTCTACGGCCGCAAGCCCCGCACCAAGACCCCCGAGCAGTTGGTGGCAGAGCTGCAATATCTGCACGACCTGGGCTGGCGGCGCTCGATCTTTCTGGTGGACGACAACTTCATCGGCAACAAGCGCAACGCCAAGTTGCTGCTGCCGCAGATCCGCACCTGGCAGGAGGAGCGTGGGTACCCCTTCAGCTTCTCCACCGAAGCCTCTGTGGATCTGGCCGACGACGAGGAAATGATGCGGATGATGCACGACGCCCGCTTTGAAAGCGTCTTTCTGGGCATCGAAACCCCGGACGAAGCCAGTTTGGAAACGGCTCGCAAGGTGCAGAACACGCGCAACCCACTGGATGCCGCGGTGGACCGGATCACCGCCAACGGAATCCGCGTGATGGCGGGTTTCATCATCGGTTTCGACGGCGAGAAGGATGGCGCAGGCCACCGCATCGTGGACTTTGTCACCCGCACCGGTATCCCCGCCGCGATGATGGGCATGTTGCAGGCCCTGCCCAAGACAGCCCTCTGGGCTCGGCTGGAGCGGGAAGGGCGATTGATTCAAGGGGAAGACGCCGCCAGGGGCGTAAACCAAACCAACCTGCTGAACTTCAAGCCCACCCGACCGATCCGCGACATTGCCAACGAGTACGTGGACGCGTTCTGCGCGCTGTACGAACCCAATGCCTACATGGACCGGGTTTACAGCTATTACCTGAAAATGGGCGCACCCCGCTGGAAAGCCGCGGCCAAACTGCCCAGCCTGGTGGACCTCAAGGCGCTGAGCATCGTGGTGTGGCGGCAGGGCATCAAGCGCAACACCCGAACCCGTTTCTGGCGTTACCTGTTCGGCATGGCCCGCAACAACCCCGCCTTGCTTGAACAGTTCCTCTCGGTGCTGGCCCACAACGAGCACTTCCTCGAATACCGCTCGATCGTTCAGCAGGAGATCCGCGAACAGCTGGAATCACTGCCCCCTGAAGAACCCACGGCAGCCAAAGAGCTGCAGCCGGCCTGA